In Saccharothrix syringae, the following are encoded in one genomic region:
- the whiA gene encoding DNA-binding protein WhiA, with protein sequence MAMTSAVKDELSRLAVSKTCCRRAEVASLLRFAGGLHIVGGRVVVEAELDLGSTARRLRREIHELYGHQSDVFTITSSGLRKGTRFVVRVVKDGEGLARQTGLLDPRGRPVRGLPAPVVSGGVCDAEAAWRGAFLAHGSLTEPGRSSSMEVTCPGPEAALALVGAARRMGIGSKSREVRGAERVVIRDGDAIGAMLTRLGAHDSVLAWEERRMRREVRATANRLANFDDANLRRSARAAVAAAARVQRALEILGPEAPDHLAAAGALRLAHRQASLEELGQLSEPQMTKDAVAGRIRRLLAMADKRARELGMPDTESAVTADMLEAEV encoded by the coding sequence GTGGCGATGACGTCTGCGGTGAAGGACGAGCTGAGCAGGCTGGCCGTCTCCAAGACCTGCTGCCGCCGGGCGGAGGTCGCGTCCCTGCTGCGGTTCGCGGGCGGCCTGCACATCGTGGGCGGCCGGGTGGTCGTCGAGGCGGAGCTGGACCTGGGTTCGACGGCCCGGCGGCTGCGCCGCGAGATCCACGAGCTGTACGGGCACCAGTCCGACGTGTTCACCATCACCTCCAGCGGCCTGCGCAAGGGCACCCGGTTCGTGGTGCGCGTGGTCAAGGACGGCGAGGGCCTGGCCAGGCAGACCGGGCTGCTGGACCCGCGCGGCCGACCGGTGCGCGGCCTGCCCGCGCCCGTGGTGTCCGGCGGGGTGTGCGACGCGGAGGCGGCGTGGCGCGGCGCGTTCCTGGCGCACGGCTCGCTGACCGAGCCGGGCCGGTCGTCGTCGATGGAGGTGACCTGCCCCGGGCCGGAGGCGGCGCTGGCGCTGGTCGGCGCGGCGCGGCGGATGGGCATCGGCTCGAAGTCGCGGGAGGTGCGCGGCGCGGAGCGGGTGGTGATCCGGGACGGCGACGCGATCGGCGCGATGCTGACCAGGCTGGGCGCGCACGACAGCGTGCTGGCCTGGGAGGAGCGCCGGATGCGCCGCGAGGTGCGGGCCACGGCCAACCGGCTGGCGAACTTCGACGACGCGAACCTGCGGCGCTCGGCGCGGGCCGCGGTGGCGGCGGCGGCGCGCGTGCAGCGGGCGCTGGAGATCCTGGGGCCCGAGGCGCCGGACCACCTGGCCGCGGCGGGCGCGCTGCGGCTGGCGCACCGGCAGGCGTCGCTGGAGGAGCTGGGGCAGCTCTCCGAGCCGCAGATGACCAAGGACGCGGTGGCCGGCCGCATCCGGCGGCTGCTGGCGATGGCCGACAAGCGGGCCCGCGAGCTGGGCATGCCCGACACGGAGTCCGCGGTGACCGCGGACATGCTGGAGGCCGAGGTCTGA
- a CDS encoding gluconeogenesis factor YvcK family protein yields the protein MSRRAVALGGGRGLHTTLTALRRVTDDVTAVVTVADDGGSSGRLRRELGLLPPGDLRKAMVALAGADESSALWAKLFQHRFGGTGALAGHAVGNLVLAGLLEQLGDPVAVLAEAGRLLGVRGRVLPMCTEPLEIEADVTGLDDDADVVRRIRGQVAVATTPGRVQRIRLHGPRGSGEPPRGCPEAVQAVLDADVVLLGPGSWFTSVLPHLLVPELHDALTRTSARKVVVLNLVPQPGETEGFSPELHLDVLCAHAPRLRVDAVIADTGAVPVPDRLRRAAAALGAEAHLAPVAAAGTADRHDPVALASSIRRALDGPAEGAGGASSTTLSDDRTTRGGEAPWR from the coding sequence GTGAGCCGCAGAGCTGTCGCGCTGGGCGGCGGGCGCGGGCTGCACACCACGCTGACCGCGCTGCGCCGGGTGACCGACGACGTGACGGCCGTGGTGACGGTCGCCGACGACGGCGGTTCCTCGGGCCGCCTGCGCCGCGAGCTGGGCCTGCTGCCGCCCGGCGACCTGCGCAAGGCGATGGTGGCGCTGGCCGGCGCGGACGAGTCGAGCGCGCTGTGGGCGAAGCTGTTCCAGCACCGGTTCGGCGGCACGGGCGCGCTCGCCGGGCACGCGGTGGGCAACCTGGTGCTGGCGGGCCTGCTGGAGCAGCTGGGCGACCCGGTGGCGGTGCTGGCCGAGGCGGGCCGGCTGCTGGGCGTGCGCGGGCGCGTGCTGCCCATGTGCACCGAGCCGCTGGAGATCGAGGCCGACGTGACGGGCCTGGACGACGACGCCGACGTGGTGCGCCGCATCCGCGGCCAGGTCGCGGTGGCCACCACGCCGGGGCGCGTGCAGCGCATCCGCCTGCACGGGCCGCGCGGGTCGGGCGAGCCGCCGCGCGGCTGCCCGGAGGCGGTGCAGGCGGTGCTGGACGCGGACGTGGTGCTCCTCGGGCCGGGTTCGTGGTTCACCAGCGTGCTGCCGCACCTGCTGGTGCCCGAGCTGCACGACGCGCTGACGCGGACCTCCGCGCGCAAGGTCGTGGTGCTCAACCTCGTCCCCCAACCGGGCGAAACCGAGGGCTTCTCCCCGGAGCTGCACCTGGACGTGCTGTGCGCGCACGCGCCGCGGCTGCGCGTGGACGCGGTGATCGCGGACACCGGCGCGGTGCCGGTGCCGGACCGCCTGCGGCGCGCCGCCGCAGCTCTGGGGGCCGAGGCGCACCTCGCGCCGGTCGCCGCGGCGGGCACGGCGGACCGCCACGACCCGGTCGCGCTGGCGTCGAGCATCCGGCGGGCGTTGGACGGCCCCGCTGAAGGGGCCGGCGGGGCGTCGAGTACAACCCTGTCCGACGATCGCACGACCAGGGGAGGCGAGGCACCGTGGCGATGA
- the rapZ gene encoding RNase adapter RapZ produces MEVAVVTGLSGAGRSTAAKCLEDLGWFVVDNLPPELIATMVELGAQARGAITRVAVVMDVRSRAFTDDLAAVIKDLDARGYKPKVLFLEATDDVLIRRFEAVRRGHPLQGDGRLADGIEAERVLLTPLREEADLVLDTSALSVHQLRNKIEDTFGSEAAARTRVTVLSFGYKYGLPMDSDLVMDVRFLPNPFWIPELREQTGLDGDVRNYVLTQEGAEEFLDRYHELLRLIGAGYRREGKRYLTLAVGCTGGKHRSVAISEELAARLANEDGMAVKVVHRDLGRE; encoded by the coding sequence ATCGAAGTCGCGGTGGTGACCGGCCTGTCCGGCGCGGGCCGCAGCACCGCCGCGAAGTGCCTGGAGGACCTCGGGTGGTTCGTGGTGGACAACCTGCCGCCCGAGCTGATCGCCACCATGGTGGAGCTGGGCGCGCAGGCCAGGGGCGCCATCACCAGGGTGGCGGTGGTCATGGACGTGCGCAGCCGCGCGTTCACCGACGACCTGGCGGCGGTGATCAAGGACCTGGACGCGCGCGGCTACAAGCCGAAGGTGCTGTTCCTGGAGGCCACCGACGACGTGCTGATCCGGCGGTTCGAGGCGGTCCGCCGCGGCCACCCGCTGCAGGGCGACGGCCGGCTGGCCGACGGCATCGAGGCCGAGCGGGTCCTGCTCACGCCGCTGCGCGAGGAGGCCGACCTGGTGCTGGACACCTCGGCCCTGTCGGTGCACCAGCTGCGCAACAAGATCGAGGACACCTTCGGCAGCGAGGCGGCCGCGCGGACCCGCGTCACGGTGCTGTCCTTCGGCTACAAGTACGGTCTGCCGATGGACTCCGACCTGGTGATGGACGTGCGGTTCCTGCCGAACCCGTTCTGGATCCCGGAGCTGCGCGAGCAGACCGGCCTGGACGGCGACGTGCGGAACTACGTGCTGACCCAGGAGGGCGCGGAGGAGTTCCTGGACCGCTACCACGAGCTGCTGCGGCTCATCGGCGCCGGCTACCGGCGCGAGGGCAAGCGGTACCTGACGCTGGCGGTGGGCTGCACCGGCGGCAAGCACCGCAGCGTGGCCATCTCCGAGGAGCTGGCGGCGCGCCTGGCGAACGAGGACGGCATGGCGGTCAAGGTCGTCCACCGGGATCTGGGACGCGAGTGA
- the uvrC gene encoding excinuclease ABC subunit UvrC gives MADPSTYRPATGTIPEAPGVYKFRDAGGRVVYVGKAKNLRSRLNSYFADLAGLHPRTRQMVTTAASVEWTVVTTEVEALQLEYNWIKEFDPRFNVRYRDDKSYPVLAVTLNEEFPRLHVYRGPRRKGVRYFGPYAHAWAIRETLDLLLRVFPARTCSTGVFKRHGQIGRPCLLGYIDKCSAPCVGRVTADEHRGIVDDFCDFLAGRTDSLVRRLEREMNAAAEALEFERAARLRDDQAALKRALEKQAVVLGDGTDADVVAFAQDELEVSVQVFHVRGGRVRGQRGWVVDKVDEIGVPGLIDQFVTQFYGEQAESARVGGVEAAPVPREVLVPELPDDAPAVEGWLSDLRGGRVVLRVPQRGDKRALMETVERNAKEAFQQHKLRRAGDLTARSAALQELQEALGLDSAPLRIECTDISHVQGTDVVASLVVFEDGLARKSEYRRFAVREAAEQGDVASIAEVVRRRFQAYLKETADAGPNPGIDPETGRPRRFAYAPNLLVVDGGAPQAQAASDVLAELGITDVAVVGLAKRLEEVWVPGEADPVILPRTSEALYLLQRVRDEAHRFAVAYHRQKRSKRMTTSALDDVPGLGQTRKAALLRHFGSLKKLREASIEEISVVPGVGRRTAEAVHASLSAAGTEGETK, from the coding sequence GTGGCCGATCCGTCGACCTATCGCCCCGCGACAGGCACCATCCCCGAAGCCCCCGGCGTGTACAAGTTCCGCGACGCCGGTGGCCGGGTGGTCTACGTCGGCAAGGCCAAGAACCTGCGCTCCCGCCTCAACTCCTACTTCGCCGACCTCGCCGGCCTGCACCCGCGCACCCGGCAGATGGTCACCACCGCCGCGAGCGTGGAGTGGACGGTCGTCACGACCGAGGTCGAGGCGCTGCAGCTGGAGTACAACTGGATCAAGGAGTTCGACCCCCGCTTCAACGTCCGCTACCGCGACGACAAGTCCTACCCGGTCCTCGCCGTGACGCTGAACGAGGAGTTCCCCCGCCTGCACGTCTACCGCGGCCCGCGCCGCAAGGGCGTGCGCTACTTCGGCCCCTACGCCCACGCCTGGGCCATCCGGGAGACCCTGGACCTGCTGCTGCGCGTCTTCCCGGCCCGCACCTGCTCGACCGGCGTGTTCAAGCGCCACGGCCAGATCGGCCGCCCCTGCCTGCTCGGCTACATCGACAAGTGCTCGGCCCCGTGCGTGGGCCGCGTCACCGCCGACGAGCACCGCGGCATCGTGGACGACTTCTGCGACTTCCTGGCGGGCCGCACCGACTCGCTGGTCCGCAGGCTGGAGCGCGAGATGAACGCCGCGGCCGAGGCGCTGGAGTTCGAGCGGGCCGCCCGCCTGCGCGACGACCAGGCCGCGCTCAAGCGGGCCCTGGAGAAGCAGGCCGTGGTCCTCGGCGACGGCACGGACGCCGACGTGGTGGCGTTCGCCCAGGACGAGCTGGAGGTGTCCGTCCAGGTCTTCCACGTGCGCGGCGGGCGGGTGCGCGGCCAGCGCGGCTGGGTGGTGGACAAGGTGGACGAGATCGGCGTGCCCGGCCTGATCGACCAGTTCGTCACCCAGTTCTACGGCGAGCAGGCGGAGTCGGCGCGGGTCGGCGGGGTGGAGGCGGCGCCGGTGCCGCGCGAGGTGCTGGTGCCGGAGCTGCCCGACGACGCGCCCGCGGTGGAGGGGTGGCTGTCGGACCTGCGCGGCGGCCGGGTGGTGCTGCGGGTGCCGCAGCGCGGCGACAAGCGGGCCCTCATGGAGACCGTGGAGCGCAACGCCAAGGAGGCGTTCCAGCAGCACAAGCTGCGCCGCGCCGGCGACCTGACGGCCCGTTCCGCGGCGCTGCAGGAGCTGCAGGAGGCCCTGGGGCTGGACTCCGCGCCGCTGCGCATCGAGTGCACCGACATCAGCCACGTGCAGGGCACCGACGTGGTGGCCTCGCTGGTGGTCTTCGAGGACGGCCTGGCGCGCAAGTCCGAGTACCGCCGCTTCGCCGTCCGCGAGGCCGCCGAGCAGGGTGACGTGGCGTCGATCGCCGAGGTGGTGCGCCGCCGCTTCCAGGCGTACCTGAAGGAGACCGCCGACGCCGGCCCGAACCCCGGCATCGACCCGGAGACCGGCCGGCCGCGCAGGTTCGCCTACGCGCCGAACCTGCTGGTCGTCGACGGTGGCGCGCCGCAGGCGCAGGCGGCCTCGGACGTGCTGGCCGAGCTGGGCATCACCGACGTGGCGGTGGTCGGCCTGGCCAAGCGGCTGGAGGAGGTGTGGGTGCCCGGCGAGGCGGACCCGGTGATCCTGCCCCGCACCAGCGAGGCCCTGTACCTGCTGCAGCGCGTGCGCGACGAGGCCCACCGGTTCGCCGTCGCCTACCACCGGCAGAAGCGGTCCAAGCGCATGACGACCTCGGCGCTGGACGACGTGCCGGGGCTGGGCCAGACGCGCAAGGCAGCCCTGCTCAGGCACTTCGGCTCACTGAAGAAGCTGCGTGAGGCGAGCATCGAGGAGATCAGCGTGGTGCCGGGCGTGGGCCGCCGCACCGCCGAGGCCGTGCACGCGTCGTTGAGCGCGGCGGGTACCGAAGGGGAAACGAAGTGA
- a CDS encoding Rieske (2Fe-2S) protein, giving the protein MSSTEKTGLSRRSALCGLLVALAVPGGLAACGGEPSTSGGGTTGTSGGTAGTGTAGAPPIAALADVPDGGGLVAGNPATSKPLVLVRTGDAVKAYDATCPHQGVTVAPPENGTMTCPAHGSQFKAADGSLAKGPATTGLTEVPVKVENGQVVLA; this is encoded by the coding sequence TTGAGTTCAACGGAGAAAACAGGGCTGTCCCGTCGCTCGGCGCTGTGCGGCCTGCTGGTCGCGCTCGCGGTCCCCGGCGGTCTCGCGGCGTGCGGCGGCGAGCCGAGCACGTCCGGCGGTGGCACCACCGGCACCTCCGGTGGCACCGCGGGGACCGGCACGGCCGGTGCGCCCCCCATCGCGGCCCTGGCCGACGTGCCCGACGGCGGCGGCCTGGTGGCCGGCAACCCCGCCACCAGCAAGCCGCTCGTGCTGGTCCGCACCGGCGACGCGGTCAAGGCGTACGACGCCACGTGCCCCCACCAGGGCGTGACGGTCGCCCCGCCGGAGAACGGCACCATGACCTGCCCGGCCCACGGCAGCCAGTTCAAGGCCGCCGACGGCTCACTGGCCAAGGGCCCGGCTACCACCGGCCTCACCGAGGTCCCGGTCAAGGTGGAGAACGGCCAGGTAGTCCTGGCCTGA
- a CDS encoding Rieske (2Fe-2S) protein: MDRRTLLCGLLALTACGTAAPTRRPGVGSARPGDRIAGLGDVPVGSGALVDVAGNGQLLLVRPSDAVVRAFNPACPHQGTTVNPPAAGAITCPTHRSTFDPASGAVLSGPSPRGLEEVPVVVSGGDVLLS, from the coding sequence GTGGACCGGAGAACGCTGCTGTGCGGCCTGCTCGCCCTGACCGCCTGCGGCACCGCCGCGCCCACCCGCCGGCCGGGTGTCGGCTCCGCCCGCCCGGGTGACCGGATCGCCGGGCTGGGGGACGTCCCGGTCGGTTCCGGCGCGCTGGTCGACGTGGCGGGCAACGGCCAGTTGCTGCTGGTCAGGCCCTCGGACGCGGTCGTCCGCGCGTTCAACCCGGCCTGCCCGCACCAGGGCACGACGGTGAACCCTCCCGCCGCCGGCGCGATCACCTGCCCGACGCACCGCAGCACCTTCGACCCGGCTTCCGGCGCGGTGCTGTCCGGCCCGTCGCCGCGGGGCCTGGAAGAGGTCCCGGTCGTGGTTTCCGGGGGCGATGTGTTGCTTTCCTGA
- a CDS encoding helix-turn-helix domain-containing protein: MGRKARRAATTRRACPSCGALIAADNPDQLCQRCRRTAGAELHGPPRVPEDFWDHEAMAAAFSDRNMGALLAAYRHHPQHVSRVTQDRMASWLGISQAQLSRYETGENPIDRIDRLRHFARVLGVPGDRLWFDRVGIPSQAGPDRGAPPDVLVAAWDASSIARSVEETARNDLAISRRAALSGAAAVAMGTSLVEPLQRWLHPLQPLSRWSSAGAISEEELAALQHVADGLRGWGGRGGYGLARKAVLGQLEELAERLTRAPAAPTTERAFFIGAELSKVAASMSWDAGMHDAAQRYYVLGVRMAKAGRNDPFAALCLAAMARQMFDLGRSEDGLELVQLAQYGTRRTATPTLQALLLTREAWAYAQMGRVREFHRAVGQAQDSFAQRRPGSDPWWLDSFDEAELEGVIGARMRDLAAHDPAQAEQAERHIRRALSLRDPSRVRNRAFDVIGLARTKMVAGEPEEACALIQQVLPKAAGLASGRVVRKLQDFAKEAERHRDLAVVRDTREAIRGLRTA; this comes from the coding sequence ATGGGACGGAAAGCCAGGAGAGCTGCCACCACCAGGCGCGCATGCCCGTCGTGCGGGGCGTTGATCGCCGCCGACAACCCCGATCAGCTCTGCCAGCGCTGCCGGCGCACCGCGGGCGCCGAGCTCCACGGCCCGCCCCGCGTCCCGGAGGACTTCTGGGACCACGAGGCGATGGCCGCCGCGTTCTCCGACCGGAACATGGGTGCGCTCCTCGCCGCCTACCGGCACCACCCCCAGCACGTCAGTCGCGTCACCCAGGACCGCATGGCGTCCTGGCTGGGGATCTCCCAAGCACAGCTTTCGCGGTACGAGACCGGTGAGAACCCGATCGACCGGATCGACCGCCTGCGCCACTTCGCGCGGGTGCTCGGCGTCCCCGGCGACCGGCTGTGGTTCGACCGCGTCGGAATCCCAAGCCAGGCGGGCCCCGACCGTGGTGCCCCGCCCGATGTGCTCGTCGCGGCGTGGGACGCGTCGAGCATAGCCAGATCGGTCGAGGAGACTGCGAGGAACGACTTGGCGATCAGCAGACGAGCGGCGCTCTCCGGAGCCGCCGCGGTGGCGATGGGTACCTCACTGGTGGAGCCCCTGCAACGGTGGCTCCACCCCTTGCAGCCCCTGTCCCGGTGGTCGTCCGCCGGGGCGATCAGCGAGGAGGAGCTGGCCGCGCTGCAGCACGTCGCCGACGGGCTGCGCGGGTGGGGCGGACGTGGCGGGTACGGGCTGGCGCGCAAGGCGGTGCTCGGGCAGTTGGAGGAACTGGCCGAGCGGCTGACGCGCGCACCCGCGGCCCCGACCACGGAGCGGGCCTTCTTCATCGGCGCGGAGCTGTCCAAGGTCGCGGCGAGCATGTCCTGGGACGCGGGCATGCACGACGCCGCGCAGCGGTACTACGTGCTGGGCGTGCGCATGGCCAAGGCCGGGCGCAACGACCCGTTCGCCGCGCTGTGCCTGGCGGCGATGGCGCGGCAGATGTTCGACTTGGGCCGCTCGGAGGACGGCCTGGAGCTGGTCCAGCTGGCGCAGTACGGCACCAGGCGCACCGCGACGCCCACCCTGCAGGCGTTGCTGCTGACCCGCGAGGCGTGGGCGTACGCGCAGATGGGCCGGGTGCGGGAGTTCCACCGGGCGGTCGGGCAGGCGCAGGACAGCTTCGCCCAGCGGCGGCCCGGCTCCGACCCGTGGTGGCTGGACAGCTTCGACGAGGCGGAGCTGGAGGGCGTGATCGGGGCCCGGATGCGGGACCTGGCCGCGCACGACCCGGCGCAGGCCGAGCAGGCCGAGCGGCACATCCGGCGGGCGCTGAGCCTGCGGGACCCGTCGCGGGTGCGCAACCGGGCGTTCGACGTCATCGGGCTGGCCCGCACGAAGATGGTCGCGGGCGAGCCGGAGGAGGCGTGCGCCCTGATCCAGCAGGTGCTGCCGAAGGCGGCGGGCCTGGCGTCCGGGCGGGTGGTGCGCAAGCTGCAGGACTTCGCCAAGGAGGCCGAGCGGCACCGGGACCTCGCGGTGGTGCGCGACACCCGTGAGGCGATCCGGGGACTGCGGACGGCCTGA
- a CDS encoding helix-turn-helix transcriptional regulator: MLETSARLLKLLSLLQVRRDWTGADLAGRLGVDVRTVRRDVDKLRTLGYPVNASPGVAGGYRLGAGAELPPLLLDDDEAVAVAVGLRTAANGTVAGIEETSVRALAKLEQVLPSRLRRRVNALQEHTVSLAPTVSRVDSGTLTAIAGACRDNQRLRFPYAGRDGATRRHVEPLGLAHTGRRWYLVAWDVDRGDWRTFRVDRIEAEPTPGARFTPREPPAEDLASYVSRQLSVAPYAHEARLVMHAPYEVVAARTSHTSVHLRRIDDERTLLTVGTPSLAGLGPWIAMIGVDFEVEGPEELKEHFRALGERFLRAAGP, translated from the coding sequence GTGCTGGAGACCTCCGCCCGACTGCTCAAGCTGTTGTCGCTGCTCCAGGTCCGCCGCGACTGGACCGGGGCGGACCTGGCCGGGCGGCTCGGCGTGGACGTCCGCACCGTCCGCCGCGACGTGGACAAGCTGCGCACCCTCGGCTACCCGGTGAACGCCTCGCCCGGCGTGGCGGGCGGGTACCGGTTGGGCGCGGGCGCCGAGCTGCCGCCGCTGCTGCTCGACGACGACGAGGCGGTGGCCGTGGCGGTCGGGCTGCGCACCGCGGCCAACGGGACCGTGGCGGGCATCGAGGAGACCTCGGTGCGGGCGCTGGCGAAGCTGGAGCAGGTGCTGCCCTCGCGGCTGCGGCGGCGGGTCAACGCGCTCCAGGAGCACACGGTGTCCCTGGCGCCGACCGTGAGCCGGGTGGACTCGGGCACGCTCACCGCGATCGCCGGCGCGTGCCGGGACAACCAGCGGCTGCGGTTCCCCTACGCCGGGCGGGACGGCGCCACGCGCCGGCACGTGGAGCCGCTGGGCCTGGCCCACACCGGGCGGCGCTGGTACCTGGTGGCGTGGGACGTGGACCGGGGCGACTGGCGGACGTTCCGGGTGGACCGGATCGAGGCCGAGCCCACGCCGGGGGCCCGGTTCACGCCCCGCGAGCCACCCGCCGAGGACCTGGCGTCGTACGTGTCGCGGCAGCTGTCCGTGGCGCCCTACGCGCACGAGGCGCGGCTGGTGATGCACGCGCCGTACGAGGTGGTGGCGGCGCGGACCTCGCACACGTCGGTGCACCTGCGGCGGATCGACGACGAGCGCACGCTGCTGACCGTCGGCACGCCGTCGCTGGCGGGGCTGGGGCCGTGGATCGCGATGATCGGGGTGGACTTCGAGGTCGAGGGCCCGGAGGAGCTGAAGGAGCACTTCCGGGCCCTCGGCGAGCGGTTCCTGCGGGCGGCCGGGCCCTGA
- a CDS encoding M28 family peptidase, giving the protein MRRRSLLTGAAAAAGVVTLGLNPAALAQRPGASGAPDLGLGDYPVVGRVRARRALEHLRVLSDRIGLRIGGTESEHRARDYLAGVLRDLRYQVTLQPFAAPDKYLSTLLVGRDTWHAAASRFGALGASASGEVVDLDTGATPPADLTGKVALLVNVPTGSTAVLDAVRLGAVAVLVGRVSTPPAGKTGAFSPALTANVAVPVLGIAQVHVERLRAAGPVTVTVNTTHHTGLTSYNVIADRPATFRGGPDHGVVMITAHYDTVPGSPGANDDGSGTVLALELARVLRYLPTHRALRFALWGSEEQGLIGSRHYVGQLTDAEAGRIAGVFQNDMVATSHGPATAYWLLSVDGGANATTAEVAAAAARLGYGARVHGPVPRGSSDHVPFHERGIAAANFSWRGEGGPHELEPLYHTPEDTIAQNVSPERLQVSLELIGSAAYRLARTRS; this is encoded by the coding sequence ATGCGCAGACGTTCACTCCTCACCGGCGCCGCCGCGGCGGCGGGCGTGGTCACGCTCGGCCTGAACCCGGCGGCCCTGGCCCAGCGGCCCGGCGCGTCGGGGGCGCCGGACCTCGGCCTGGGCGACTACCCGGTGGTGGGTCGGGTGCGGGCGCGCAGGGCGCTGGAGCACCTGCGCGTGCTCAGCGACCGCATCGGCCTGCGCATCGGCGGCACGGAGTCCGAGCACCGGGCCCGCGACTACCTGGCCGGCGTGCTGCGCGACCTGCGCTACCAGGTGACGCTCCAGCCGTTCGCCGCACCGGACAAGTACCTGTCCACCCTGCTGGTCGGCCGGGACACCTGGCACGCCGCGGCCTCCCGCTTCGGCGCCCTCGGCGCCTCCGCGTCGGGCGAGGTGGTCGACCTCGACACCGGCGCGACCCCGCCCGCCGACCTGACCGGCAAGGTCGCGCTGCTGGTGAACGTGCCCACCGGCTCCACCGCCGTGCTCGACGCGGTCCGGCTGGGCGCGGTGGCGGTGCTGGTCGGCCGGGTGTCCACCCCGCCCGCGGGCAAGACCGGCGCGTTCTCGCCCGCCCTGACCGCGAACGTCGCCGTGCCCGTGCTGGGCATCGCGCAGGTGCACGTGGAGCGGCTGCGCGCCGCCGGTCCGGTCACGGTCACCGTCAACACCACCCACCACACCGGCCTGACCTCGTACAACGTCATCGCCGACCGCCCGGCGACCTTCCGCGGCGGCCCCGACCACGGCGTGGTCATGATCACCGCCCACTACGACACCGTCCCCGGCTCGCCCGGCGCCAACGACGACGGCAGCGGCACCGTCCTGGCCCTGGAGCTGGCCCGCGTGCTGCGCTACCTGCCGACCCACCGGGCGCTCCGGTTCGCCCTGTGGGGTTCGGAGGAGCAGGGCCTGATCGGTTCCCGCCACTACGTCGGCCAGCTCACCGACGCCGAGGCCGGCCGCATCGCGGGCGTCTTCCAGAACGACATGGTCGCCACCAGCCACGGCCCGGCCACCGCCTACTGGCTGCTGTCGGTCGACGGCGGCGCCAACGCCACCACCGCCGAGGTCGCCGCCGCCGCGGCCCGCCTCGGCTACGGCGCACGGGTGCACGGCCCGGTGCCGCGCGGCAGCAGCGACCACGTGCCGTTCCACGAGCGCGGCATCGCCGCGGCGAACTTCAGCTGGCGCGGCGAGGGCGGCCCGCACGAGCTGGAACCGCTCTACCACACCCCCGAGGACACCATCGCGCAGAACGTGAGCCCCGAACGCCTCCAGGTGTCGCTGGAGCTGATCGGGTCCGCCGCCTACCGCCTGGCCCGCACGCGGTCCTGA
- a CDS encoding PH domain-containing protein — translation MSAAVTAPAVEFRPKRIRLVAGACAVFLVVAFTAVGLLLGNTPTGVIFRVSDQVAMICLGVLLAAGVLLLTRPRVRADATGVEVRNVVTAHRFTWQEVLHVSFPDGASWARLELPDDEYVSIMAIQAVDRDHAVTAVRALRDLHRTATT, via the coding sequence GTGAGCGCCGCCGTGACCGCGCCCGCCGTCGAGTTCCGCCCGAAGAGGATCCGGCTGGTGGCCGGTGCCTGCGCGGTGTTCCTGGTGGTGGCGTTCACCGCGGTGGGCCTGCTGCTGGGCAACACGCCCACCGGCGTGATCTTCCGCGTGTCCGACCAGGTGGCGATGATCTGCCTGGGCGTCCTGCTGGCGGCGGGCGTCCTGCTGCTCACCCGGCCGCGCGTGCGCGCCGACGCCACCGGCGTCGAGGTGCGCAACGTGGTCACCGCCCACCGCTTCACCTGGCAGGAGGTCCTGCACGTCTCGTTCCCCGACGGCGCCTCCTGGGCCCGCCTGGAACTCCCCGACGACGAGTACGTCTCGATCATGGCCATCCAGGCGGTGGACCGCGACCACGCCGTGACCGCCGTCCGCGCCCTGCGAGACCTCCACCGAACCGCCACCACCTGA
- the ribH gene encoding 6,7-dimethyl-8-ribityllumazine synthase → MSGEGRPEDRVPDAAGLKLAVVATRWHTKITDNLVARALDAAAEAGVDSPTVARVAGAVELPVVAQELARTHDAVVALGVVIRGGTPHFEYVCDAVTAGLTRVALDSSTPVGNGVLTTNDEQQALDRAGFPGSAEDKGFEACVAALDTALVLRGLRAGS, encoded by the coding sequence ATGAGCGGCGAGGGGCGGCCCGAGGACCGGGTCCCGGACGCGGCGGGCCTGAAGCTGGCCGTGGTGGCCACGCGGTGGCACACCAAGATCACCGACAACCTGGTGGCCCGGGCCCTGGACGCGGCGGCGGAGGCGGGCGTCGACTCGCCGACCGTGGCGCGCGTGGCGGGCGCGGTCGAGCTGCCCGTGGTGGCCCAGGAGCTGGCCCGCACGCACGACGCGGTGGTGGCGCTGGGCGTGGTGATCCGGGGTGGGACGCCGCACTTCGAGTACGTGTGCGACGCGGTGACCGCCGGCCTGACCCGGGTGGCGCTGGACTCGTCGACCCCGGTCGGCAACGGCGTGCTCACCACCAACGACGAGCAGCAGGCGCTCGACCGCGCCGGGTTCCCGGGCTCGGCGGAGGACAAGGGCTTCGAGGCGTGCGTGGCGGCGCTGGACACGGCGCTGGTGCTGCGCGGGCTGCGGGCGGGGTCGTGA